The following coding sequences are from one Panicum hallii strain FIL2 chromosome 5, PHallii_v3.1, whole genome shotgun sequence window:
- the LOC112893318 gene encoding 5'-3' exoribonuclease 3-like isoform X3, with amino-acid sequence MQRMRCNATSLLQICNHSAIFMCLQAAEEERLREEFEREGRKLPPKQQSQTCDSNVITPGTEFMAVLSVALQYYIHLRLNYDPGWKQIKVILSDANVPGEGEHKIMSYIRGQRNLSGFNPNTRHCLYGLDADLIMLALATHEVHFSILREVVYTPGQQDKCFLCGQVGHLAANCEGKVKRKAGEFDEKGDAIVPKKPYQFVNIWTLREYLEYEFRMPKPPFQIDFERIVDDFIFMCFFVGNDFLPHMPTLEIREGAINLLIAVYKKEFSSMCGYLTDSCTPDLKRVEYFIQAVGRYEDKIFQKRARLHQRHAERIKREKAQAKRGDDLDPHVRDDLIVPVQRFQGSRLASGAAPAPYEQNGSHKDNKERNNRARKTARVSTPGSSIAAAIVEAENGLEAQERENKEELKSMLKDALREKSDIFNSENPEEDKVKLGEPGWRERYYEEKFGARTPEQIEEIRRDVVLKYTEGLCWVMHYYYEGVCSWQWFYPYHYAPFASDLKDLGHLNITFELGTPFKPFDQLMGVFPAASAHALPIQYRRLMTDPSSPIIDFYPTDFEVDMNGKRYSWQGIAKLPFIDEARLLAEIKKVEHTLTPEEARRNSVMFDMLFVNGSHPLSPYIYSLNSKFGHLPDRERNEIKEKLDPSASGGMNGYITLCSGDPCPPIFRSPVDGLEDIMDNQVICSIYKLPDYHKHIARPPAGVVIPKKTVEAGDLKPPPVLWHEDSGRRPHDNSNRHNPPGAISGRQLGEAAHRLVINSLNAQGRGQHSSPSVPYQTIMNGMHHLNVVHPNVNQGIPPRGEQSGWYVPRGSVPSGQIPAYASSGSGHYQHERSGPSQYEQGNRGRQQIYPYSRDGYHDTRARVPPAYGYQQTGGSMYSSQPVAAPSGRGLYGQPPSAYPGVRGGGYRPPPYGGAQQWQQQPYSSHAGRGPYGGAPPPTRADSRAQQSQNRYGSLDRSSNRRPPSGYGQ; translated from the exons TATTACTCCAGGGACTGAGTTTATGGCTGTTTTATCAGTTGCTTTGCAGTATTACATCCATCTCAGATTGAATTATGATCCTGGATGGAAACAAATTAAA GTTATCTTGTCTGATGCCAATGTTCCTGGTGAAGGGGAACATAAAATCATGTCCTACATTCGTGGCCAACGGAATTTGTCTGGTTTTAACCCAAATACACGCCATTGCCTGTATGGCCTG GATGCAGATCTAATCATGTTAGCTTTAGCAACACATGAAGTACATTTCTCAATACTGAGAGAG GTAGTTTATACACCTGGACAGCAGGATAAATGCTTCTTATGTGGTCAGGTGGGGCATTTAGCAGCAAACTGTGAAGGAAAGGTGAAAAGAAAAGCTGGGGAGTTTGATGAGAAGGGGGATGCTATTGTTCCCAAGAAGCCTTATCAG TTTGTGAATATATGGACCCTTCGGGAATACTTAGAATATGAGTTCAGAATGCCAAAACCACCTTTCCAAATTGATTTTGAACGCATTGTTGATGATTTCATCTTCATGTGCTTCTTTGTTGGAAATGATTTTCTTCCACATATGCCAACACTAGAGATCCGTGAG GGAGCTATTAATTTGCTAATTGCAGTATACAAGAAGGAATTTTCCTCGATGTGTGGCTATTTAACTGATTCTTGCACG CCTGATCTGAAAAGAGTTGAATACTTCATTCAAGCAGTTGGTCGTTATGAGGATAAAATATTTCAGAAAAGAGCCCGTTTGCATCAG CGTCATGCGGAAAGAATTAAACGAGAAAAGGCCCAAGCGAAGCGGGGTGACGATCTGGATCCCCATGTTAGGGATGATCTTATTGTGCCTGTTCAACGTTTTCAAGGGTCTCGCCTAGCCTCTGGGGCTGCACCTGCACCATATGAGCAGAATGGATCTCATAAAGACAATAAAGAAAGGAACAATCGAGCTCGTAAAACTGCACGAGTATCAACACCAGGTTCCAGCATTGCTGCAGCCATAGTTGAAGCAGAAAATGGCCTTGAAGCCCAA GAACGTGAAAACAAAGAAGAACTGAAGTCAATGCTTAAAGATGCGCTTCGAGAGAAGTCAGATATTTTTAATTCTGAAAATCCAGAGGAGGATAAG GTGAAACTTGGAGAACCAGGATGGAGGGAAAGGTACTATGAAGAGAAATTTGGGGCAAGAACGCCTGAACAGATTGAAGAAATACGCAGAGATGTC GTTCTCAAATACACTGAAGGTTTATGTTGGGTAATGCACTACTATTATGAAGGGGTCTGCTCATGGCAATG GTTCTATCCTTATCACTATGCTCCGTTCGCTTCGGATTTGAAGGATTTGGGTCATCTTAATATTACATTTGAACTTGGGACGCCGTTCAAACCTTTTGATCAGCTTATGGGTGTTTTCCCAGCTGCAAG CGCCCATGCGCTACCGATACAGTATCGCCGATTGATGACCGACCCCAGTTCACCAATAATTGATTTTTATCCTACTG ATTTCGAAGTAGATATGAATGGGAAAAGATACTCTTGGCAA GGGATTGCAAAACTGCCCTTTATCGATGAAGCTCGCTTGTTGGCTGAGATAAAAAAAGTTGAGCATACTTTGACG CCTGAAGAAGCAAGGAGAAACAGTGTCATGTTCGATATGCTTTTCGTGAATGGATCACACCCGCTTTCGCCTTATATCTACTCTCTCAACAGCAAATTTGGACATCTGCCTGACAGAGAGAGAAatgaaattaaagaaaagcttGATCCTTCTGCTAG TGGTGGAATGAATGGCTACATAACACTTTGCAGTGGGGACCCATGCCCTCCTATCTTTAGGTCTCCTGTGGATGGTCTGGAGGATATTATGGATAATCAAGTGAT ATGCTCAATCTACAAGCTTCCGGATTATCATAAGCACATAGCCCGGCCTCCAGCCGGTGTTGTCATACCCAAGAAG ACTGTTGAAGCTGGTGATCTGAAACCGCCTCCAGTGCTGTGGCATGAAGATAGTGGCAGGAGGCCTCATGATAATAGCAACAG GCACAACCCGCCAGGAGCCATATCAGGCCGCCAACTTGGAGAGGCAGCCCACCGACTAGTCATAAACAGCTTAAATGCTCAGGGTAGGGGGCAACATAGTAGCCCATCAGTGCCATATCAAACTATAATGAATGGCATGCACCATCTGAATGTAGTGCACCCTAACGTCAATCAAGGAATTCCTCCACGAGGGGAGCAGTCTGGTTGGTATGTGCCTAGGGGTAGTGTTCCTAGTGGTCAAATACCAGCTTATGCATCATCAGGATCAGGTCATTATCAGCATGAAAGGTCAGGGCCTTCGCAATATGAACAAGGTAACCGAGGAAGGCAACAAATTTACCCATATTCAAGAGATGGTTACCATGACACAAGAGCCAGGGTTCCACCTGCATATGGATACCAGCAGACTGGTGGCAGCATGTATTCATCACAGCCTGTTGCTGCGCCATCAGGTCGTGGACTGTATGGGCAACCCCCATCAGCATATCCTGGGGTTCGTGGTGGAGGCTACCGGCCCCCTCCATATGGTGGagcccaacagtggcagcaacAACCATATAGTTCACATGCTGGAAGAGGGCCTTATGGAGGCGCACCACCACCCACTAGGGCTGATTCACGAGCACAGCAGTCACAGAACCGTTATGGCTCTTTGGACAGAAGTTCAAACCGGAGGCCTCCATCTGGATACGGCCAATAA
- the LOC112894850 gene encoding FBD-associated F-box protein At1g61320-like isoform X2, with protein sequence MFGPALWAEVPAQARHGPWVMSALTLLVVGRARLVLDFFVPCLVRPLDPAHLANNICRFLPNGMEIYGVQIVTLVWCGSSFSRLLLNLATQGACQVQQYKTKASSIQRLPAARQPSSPRRQEPSMESRHTSKRGAMAAAAAEDRLSGLPDDLLHSILRGLPLKHAARTSALSRRWARQWLRALASSPAIDFTDRGFARGQPPARAAATVSRWLGLHAEYGAPLDVFRVALGSDDAASSFGRDVVGWVAAAVARGARDVEVDLAQRQGADNDHGSSTFLELPGDLFLAKNALERLALGGFGLRAVPPGAAGLAGLRSLSLSHADVTDQAVQAVVSNCVALESLSLRRCRHLTSVRIAGEKLRVLELVRCPAVRRLQVAAPALESFAFHGDIVCSSDPDEDDAAAVHFGATPALRDAYLSHLGSGDYDDDRHDFAYSNFLECIAHANILTLCSVGLLHIDVSRGFAIGFDAPNLQELQLLMPSLGDDDVERVSACFEFIVFPILDRLFIRLLAGEPPDASGAAASPAAGEDEPDIVPNVDILLDHLTLIKVVNIRGTRCELRLLRFLMNRAPALEQLLLVTVEEEGALGDEEMKAIQMRVSAMRTASPEARVTVCRPGEDGSRNPAHTKFYHEE encoded by the exons ATGTTCGGGCCGGCACTATGGGCCGAGGTCCCGGCCCAGGCACGACACGGTCCATGGGTCATGTCGGCACTAACCTTATTGGTAGTGGGCCGGGCTAGGTTAGTGTTGGATTTTTTCGTGCCGTGCCTTGTGCGCCCGCTGGACCCAGCCCATTTGGCCAACAATATTTGTAGGTTCCTTCCTAATGGGATGGAAATTTATGGTGTCCAGATTGTCACTCTCGTATGGTGTGGCTCTTCTTTCTCACGTCTGCTGCTCAATCTTGCAACGCAAGGTGCCTGTCAAGTGCAGCAATATAAAACCAAAGCTTCATCGATCCAACGACTCCCAGCGGCACGTCAACCGAGCTCACCAAGAAGGCAAGAACCTTCAATGGAGTCGCGCCACACGAGCAAGCGGGgagccatggcggcggcggcggcagaggacCGGCTGAGCGGCCTCCCCGACGACCTCCTCCACTCCATCCTCCGCGGCCTCCCGCTCAAGCACGCCGCCCGCACCAGCGCGCTCTCCCGTCGGTGGGCGCGCCAGTGgctgcgcgcgctcgcctccTCCCCGGCCATCGACTTCACCGACCGCGGCTTCGCCCGCGGCCAGCCGCCGGCGCGGGCCGCGGCCACGGTCAGCCGCTGGCTCGGGCTCCACGCCGAGTACGGCGCGCCGCTCGACGTGTTCCGCGTGGCGCTGGGGAGCGACGACGCCGCCAGCTCGTTCGGGCGGGACGTCGTCGGGTGGGTCGCAGCCGCCGTGGCGCGGGGCGCCAGGGACGTGGAGGTGGACCTGGCGCAGAGGCAGGGGGCGGACAACGATCATGGCAGCTCGACGTTCCTGGAGCTCCCCGGCGACCTGTTCCTGGCCAAGAACGCGCTGGAGCGGCTCGCGCTCGGCGGGTTCGGCctccgcgccgtgccgcccggcGCGGCCGGGCTCGCGGGCCTCCGCTCGCTCTCCCTCAGCCACGCCGACGTCACCGACCAGGCAGTTCAGGCCGTGGTCTCCAACTGCGTGGCGCTGGAGTCCCTCAGCCTGAGGCGCTGCCGCCACCTCACGTCGGTGAGGATCGCCGGCGAGAAGCTGCGGGTCCTGGAGCTCGTGCGCTGCCCGGCCGTGCGCAGGCTGCAGGtcgccgcgcccgcgctcgAGTCCTTCGCCTTCCACGGCGACATCGTCTGCTCGAGCGACCCCGACGAGGACGACGCTGCTGCCGTCCACTTCGGTGCCACGCCGGCCCTGCGGGATGCGTACCTGTCTCACCTCGGCTCCGGCGACTACGATGACGACCGGCACGACTTCGCCTACTCAAACTTCTTGGAGTGCATCGCGCATGCCAACATCTTGACGCTTTGCTCCGTTGGCTTGCTC CATATCGATGTAAGCCGAGGATTTGCGATCGGGTTCGATGCGCCGAATCTCCAAGAGCTGCAGCTGCTGATGCCCTCTCTAGGAGACGACGACGTGGAGCGCGTCTCCGCATGTTTCGAGTTCATCGTTTTCCCAATCCTGGATCGCCTCTTCATCCGT CTCCTCGCCGGCGAACCCCCAGACGCTAGCGGCGCCGCGGcatcgccggcggccggcgaggaCGAGCCTGACATCGTTCCTAACGTGGACATCCTTCTCGACCACCTGACGCTCATCAAGGTGGTGAACATTCGAGGGACGAGGTGCGAGCTGCGGCTGCTCAGGTTCCTCATGAACAGGGCTCCGGCACTGGAGCAGCTGCTGTTGGTCACCGTGGAAGAAGAGGGAGCTCTAGGAGATGAGGAGATGAAGGCCATCCAAATGCGGGTCTCGGCCATGCGGACGGCCTCGCCGGAGGCGCGCGTGACCGTGTGCCGGCCGGGCGAAGACGGCAGCCGGAATCCCGCACACACAAAGTTCTACCATGAGGAGTAG
- the LOC112894850 gene encoding FBD-associated F-box protein At1g61320-like isoform X1, translating to MFGPALWAEVPAQARHGPWVMSALTLLVVGRARLVLDFFVPCLVRPLDPAHLANNICRFLPNGMEIYGVQIVTLVWCGSSFSRLLLNLATQGACQVQQYKTKASSIQRLPAARQPSSPRRQEPSMESRHTSKRGAMAAAAAEDRLSGLPDDLLHSILRGLPLKHAARTSALSRRWARQWLRALASSPAIDFTDRGFARGQPPARAAATVSRWLGLHAEYGAPLDVFRVALGSDDAASSFGRDVVGWVAAAVARGARDVEVDLAQRQGADNDHGSSTFLELPGDLFLAKNALERLALGGFGLRAVPPGAAGLAGLRSLSLSHADVTDQAVQAVVSNCVALESLSLRRCRHLTSVRIAGEKLRVLELVRCPAVRRLQVAAPALESFAFHGDIVCSSDPDEDDAAAVHFGATPALRDAYLSHLGSGDYDDDRHDFAYSNFLECIAHANILTLCSVGLLHIDVSRGFAIGFDAPNLQELQLLMPSLGDDDVERVSACFEFIVFPILDRLFIRCQCSPAEFVLLKLQLLAGEPPDASGAAASPAAGEDEPDIVPNVDILLDHLTLIKVVNIRGTRCELRLLRFLMNRAPALEQLLLVTVEEEGALGDEEMKAIQMRVSAMRTASPEARVTVCRPGEDGSRNPAHTKFYHEE from the exons ATGTTCGGGCCGGCACTATGGGCCGAGGTCCCGGCCCAGGCACGACACGGTCCATGGGTCATGTCGGCACTAACCTTATTGGTAGTGGGCCGGGCTAGGTTAGTGTTGGATTTTTTCGTGCCGTGCCTTGTGCGCCCGCTGGACCCAGCCCATTTGGCCAACAATATTTGTAGGTTCCTTCCTAATGGGATGGAAATTTATGGTGTCCAGATTGTCACTCTCGTATGGTGTGGCTCTTCTTTCTCACGTCTGCTGCTCAATCTTGCAACGCAAGGTGCCTGTCAAGTGCAGCAATATAAAACCAAAGCTTCATCGATCCAACGACTCCCAGCGGCACGTCAACCGAGCTCACCAAGAAGGCAAGAACCTTCAATGGAGTCGCGCCACACGAGCAAGCGGGgagccatggcggcggcggcggcagaggacCGGCTGAGCGGCCTCCCCGACGACCTCCTCCACTCCATCCTCCGCGGCCTCCCGCTCAAGCACGCCGCCCGCACCAGCGCGCTCTCCCGTCGGTGGGCGCGCCAGTGgctgcgcgcgctcgcctccTCCCCGGCCATCGACTTCACCGACCGCGGCTTCGCCCGCGGCCAGCCGCCGGCGCGGGCCGCGGCCACGGTCAGCCGCTGGCTCGGGCTCCACGCCGAGTACGGCGCGCCGCTCGACGTGTTCCGCGTGGCGCTGGGGAGCGACGACGCCGCCAGCTCGTTCGGGCGGGACGTCGTCGGGTGGGTCGCAGCCGCCGTGGCGCGGGGCGCCAGGGACGTGGAGGTGGACCTGGCGCAGAGGCAGGGGGCGGACAACGATCATGGCAGCTCGACGTTCCTGGAGCTCCCCGGCGACCTGTTCCTGGCCAAGAACGCGCTGGAGCGGCTCGCGCTCGGCGGGTTCGGCctccgcgccgtgccgcccggcGCGGCCGGGCTCGCGGGCCTCCGCTCGCTCTCCCTCAGCCACGCCGACGTCACCGACCAGGCAGTTCAGGCCGTGGTCTCCAACTGCGTGGCGCTGGAGTCCCTCAGCCTGAGGCGCTGCCGCCACCTCACGTCGGTGAGGATCGCCGGCGAGAAGCTGCGGGTCCTGGAGCTCGTGCGCTGCCCGGCCGTGCGCAGGCTGCAGGtcgccgcgcccgcgctcgAGTCCTTCGCCTTCCACGGCGACATCGTCTGCTCGAGCGACCCCGACGAGGACGACGCTGCTGCCGTCCACTTCGGTGCCACGCCGGCCCTGCGGGATGCGTACCTGTCTCACCTCGGCTCCGGCGACTACGATGACGACCGGCACGACTTCGCCTACTCAAACTTCTTGGAGTGCATCGCGCATGCCAACATCTTGACGCTTTGCTCCGTTGGCTTGCTC CATATCGATGTAAGCCGAGGATTTGCGATCGGGTTCGATGCGCCGAATCTCCAAGAGCTGCAGCTGCTGATGCCCTCTCTAGGAGACGACGACGTGGAGCGCGTCTCCGCATGTTTCGAGTTCATCGTTTTCCCAATCCTGGATCGCCTCTTCATCCGT TGCCAGTGCTCACCAGCTGAGTTTGTTCTGCTGAAACTGCAGCTCCTCGCCGGCGAACCCCCAGACGCTAGCGGCGCCGCGGcatcgccggcggccggcgaggaCGAGCCTGACATCGTTCCTAACGTGGACATCCTTCTCGACCACCTGACGCTCATCAAGGTGGTGAACATTCGAGGGACGAGGTGCGAGCTGCGGCTGCTCAGGTTCCTCATGAACAGGGCTCCGGCACTGGAGCAGCTGCTGTTGGTCACCGTGGAAGAAGAGGGAGCTCTAGGAGATGAGGAGATGAAGGCCATCCAAATGCGGGTCTCGGCCATGCGGACGGCCTCGCCGGAGGCGCGCGTGACCGTGTGCCGGCCGGGCGAAGACGGCAGCCGGAATCCCGCACACACAAAGTTCTACCATGAGGAGTAG
- the LOC112894262 gene encoding putative disease resistance protein RGA1 — MADGVLASSIVKEVLAKIASPIWAQLALLRSFKADLRTMERDLATIRDVLFDAEKRGGGGDSAVRDWLRRLRDVAHDIDDLLDECRTDLSASRQRKNTACGIDPNLCFLRSLAMARRLRSLRRELDAVAAGRDRLRLSPGIYPPAHPSAPPRLETISMVDESKTVGRTVDKEKLMRLILDAASDEDVSVIPIVGFGGLGKTTLAQLVFNDRRANDEVFDPRIWVSMSVGSSLRTLVQPIVSATKEKCDLDNLDAVASFLSRTFTGMKYLLVLDDVWSENQEEWEKLRMLLKDGKRGSKIIVTTRSLKIAIMVGTVPPFVLKGLSDDDCWDLFRCKAFEGGEEDLHPKLVNVGKEIVQKCGGVPLAAKALGSMLRFNKIEQSWVAVKDSEIWQMEKEETILPSLKLSYDQMPPGWKQCFAYCSVFPRNHEIDRDKLIQQWIALGFVEPAKYGSQSVFDRANDCFEHLLWMSFLQEVEELDLSKKEVEEDGNVKYKIHHLVHDLAQSVAGDEVQAINFNQDNGHSQACRYASLTADMESPKVLRSMLRKIRAFHSWGYDLDINLVLHARYLRVLDLRGSPVSELPQSVGKLKHLRYLDISSSPIKTLPNSISSLHNLHTLHLSNCSDLCILPISICSLQNLEILNLSACSLHTLPDSIGHLQYLQNLNMSFCKFLETLPNSIGELQSLQTLNFKGCGKLKTLPDAICSLQKLQHLILSQCGILQSLPKSIGNLSNLLHLNLSQCNDLESIPDSICRITGLHTLNMSHCSSLSEIPVSIGGLKELQFLILSHHSSSLSLPISTGHLPNLQTLDLSWNIGLEELPESIGNLRNLKILILFQCWSLCRLPDSISNLVMLESLNLVGCEQLTQLPDGIINLRNLKHLRNDQCQTLERLPHGFGQWTKLKTLSLIIIGDRYSNIEELENLNLLTGDLRIECRSHKKDLATNAKRANLRIKRKLSSLALSWTGSRFCEDPTSVETFLEVLVPPENLEVLDIDGYKGTKFPSWMLESMELLLSNLVSLSLSNIHDCTCLPPLGHLPYLQSLQFRHMTGVRSMGSEVFVKRNKSTLYQSLKELHFEDMPNLEIWPTSWSVDHKDIQSALFIFPVLKTVTVTKCPKLRPRPCLPDAIADLSVSSSSEMISSGSISWPSSSVSASLLRRLWIKSCHVSSNEWMLLRHRPKLEDLVIEYCETLHVLPEAIRSLGTLRSLKVLNCAELEDLPEWLGELVTLEYLEINCCPKLVSLPKGLQRLTVLKELTITGCSSVLSERCTKDTGKDWFKICHVPGIVVS, encoded by the coding sequence ATGGCGGATGGAGTTCTTGCCTCGAGCATCGTCAAGGAGGTGCTGGCCAAGATCGCCTCGCCGATTTGGGCCCAGCTCGCGCTCCTAAGGAGCTTCAAGGCCGACCTGAGGACAATGGAGCGCGACCTCGCCACCATACGGGACGTCCTCTTCGACGCCGAgaagcgaggcggcggcggcgacagcgCCGTCCGCGACTGGCTCCGCAGGCTCAGAGACGTCGCCCACGACATCGACGACCTCCTCGACGAGTGCCGCACCGACCTCTCCGCTTCGCGCCAGCGCAAGAACACGGCGTGCGGCATCGACCCCAACCTCTGCTTTCTCCGCTCCCTCGCCATGGCGCGCAGGCTGAGGTCCCTGAGGCGCGAGCTggacgccgtcgccgccgggaGGGACAGGTTGCGCCTGAGCCCCGGCATCTACCCGCCGGCCCACCCGTCCGCTCCTCCCAGGCTCGAGACCATCTCCATGGTCGACGAGTCCAAGACGGTCGGGCGGACCGTCGACAAGGAGAAGCTTATGCGGCTAATCCTCGACGCCGCCAGCGACGAGGACGTGTCCGTGATCCCCATCGTCGGCTTTGGCGGACTCGGCAAGACGACGCTCGCGCAGTTGGTGTTCAACGACCGGCGGGCCAACGACGAGGTGTTCGACCCCCGGATCTGGGTCTCCATGTCCGTCGGATCCAGCCTCCGGACGCTGGTCCAGCCGATCGTGAGCGCAACCAAGGAGAAGTGCGACCTCGACAACCTCGACGCCGTCGCGAGCTTCCTGTCGCGGACGTTCACGGGGATGAAGTACCTGCTTGTTCTTGACGACGTGTGGAGCGAGAACCAGGAGGAGTGGGAGAAGCTTCGGATGCTCCTCAAGGACGGCAAGCGCGGCAGCAAGATCATCGTTACGACGCGGAGCCTGAAGATCGCCATTATGGTGGGCACGGTGCCGCCATTTGTTCTCAAGGGCCTCTCCGACGACGACTGCTGGGATCTATTCAGGTGCAAGGCTTTCGAGGGAGGGGAAGAGGATTTGCATCCAAAGCTTGTCAATGTAGGCAAAGAGATTGTTCAGAAATGCGGCGGTGTGCCATTAGCGGCAAAGGCACTTGGGAGCATGCTGAGGTTCAATAAGATTGAGCAATCATGGGTGGCTGTTAAGGACAGTGAGATATGGCAGATGGAGAAGGAAGAGACGATCTTGCCGTCTCTCAAACTCAGCTATGACCAGATGCCACCTGGCTGGAAGCAATGCTTCGCTTATTGTTCAGTATTTCCAAGGAATCATGAGATTGACAGGGACAAGCTTATTCAGCAATGGATCGCTCTTGGGTTTGTTGAACCGGCAAAGTATGGCAGCCAATCGGTTTTCGATAGAGCAAATGACTGTTTTGAGCACTTGTTATGGATGTCATTCCTTCAAGAAGTAGAGGAGCTTGATTTATCAAAGAAAGAAGTAGAGGAAGATGGCAATGTTAAGTACAAGATTCATCATTTGGTGCATGACCTTGCACAATCTGTTGCAGGGGATGAAGTTCAGGCAATCAATTTCAACCAAGATAATGGTCACTCTCAAGCATGCCGCTATGCATCACTGACTGCTGACATGGAATCTCCAAAAGTTCTCCGAAGCATGCTTCGCAAAATACGTGCCTTCCATTCATGGGGATATGATCTTGACATCAATTTGGTTCTTCATGCTAGGTACTTGCGAGTACTAGATTTGCGAGGCAGTCCGGTTTCTGAGCTGCCCCAGTCAGTTGGCAAACTGAAACACCTGAGGTACTTGGATATTTCTTCATCCCCTATCAAAACTCTGCCCAATTCCATCAGCAGCCTCCACAATTTGCATACTCTTCACCTGTCCAATTGCAGTGATCTTTGTATTCTTCCCATATCAATATGCAGCCTTCAAAATCTGGAGATCTTGAATCTTTCAGCCTGTAGCCTCCATACCCTACCAGATTCGATTGGTCATTTGCAGTATCTGCAAAATCTGAATATGTCATTTTGCAAATTTCTAGAGACATTACCAAACTCCATTGGTGAACTCCAAAGCTTGCAGACCTTGAATTTTAAAGGTTGTGGTAAGCTCAAAACTCTTCCTGATGCTATATGCAGCCTCCAAAAATTGCAACATTTGATCCTTTCTCAGTGTGGCATTCTCCAATCATTGCCCAAAAGCATTGGTAACCTCTCAAATTTATTGCACTTGAATTTATCACAATGCAACGATCTCGAGTCAATCCCTGACTCAATATGTCGCATAACTGGGCTGCATACTTTGAATATGTCTCATTGTAGTAGTCTATCAGAAATACCAGTATCGATTGGTGGCCTTAAAGAACTTCAATTTCTTATTTTGTCACATCATTCAAGCAGTTTGTCACTGCCCATATCAACCGGTCATCTACCAAACCTGCAGACTCTCGATCTCTCATGGAATATTGGTCTGGAAGAACTGCCTGAATCAATTGGCAATCTTCGTAATTTGAAGATCTTGATCTTGTTCCAATGCTGGAGCCTTTGCAGGCTGCCTGACTCCATATCCAACCTTGTGATGCTGGAGAGCTTGAACCTTGTCGGATGCGAACAGCTGACCCAGTTACCTGATGGCATAATAAACCTCAGGAATTTAAAGCACCTGAGAAATGACCAATGCCAGACTTTGGAGAGGTTGCCTCATGGATTTGGGCAATGGACGAAACTCAAAACATTGTCCTTAATTATTATAGGTGACAGATATAGCAATATTGAGGAGCTAGAGAACCTCAATCTTTTAACTGGTGATCTGAGGATTGAATGTCGGTCACATAAGAAGGATCTGGCAACTAATGCCAAAAGAGCAAACTTAAGAATCAAGAGAAAACTAAGCAGCTTGGCCTTGTCATGGACTGGTTCACGTTTCTGTGAGGATCCAACAAGTGTTGAAACATTTCTTGAAGTTCTTGTGCCACCTGAAAACCTTGAGGTCCTCGACATAGATGGTTACAAGGGCACTAAGTTTCCTAGCTGGATGCTTGAGAGCATGGAGCTGTTGCTTTCAAATCTTGTATCCCTCAGTTTGAGCAACATCCATGATTGCACTTGCCTTCCGCCCCTTGGGCATCTTCCTTATCTCCAGTCTCTTCAGTTCCGCCACATGACCGGTGTTCGTAGTATGGGCTCTGAAGTCTTTGTGAAAAGAAACAAAAGTACTCTATATCAGTCATTGAAGGAACTCCACTTTGAGGACATGCCCAACCTGGAGATTTGGCCAACTTCATGGTCAGTAGATCACAAGGACATTCAATCCGCATTATTCATATTTCCTGTTCTGAAAACTGTCACTGTAACAAAATGTCCGAAGCTGAGGCCTAGGCCGTGCCTGCCAGATGCTATAGCAGATTTATCAGTGTCCAGTAGTAGTGAGATGATATCATCCGGGAGTATTTCCTGGCCGTCATCTTCAGTATCGGCATCGCTTCTGAGGAGACTGTGGATTAAAAGTTGCCATGTTTCGTCCAACGAATGGATGTTGTTGCGCCACAGGCCAAAGCTCGAGGACCTGGTGATCGAGTACTGTGAAACGCTACATGTCCTGCCTGAGGCTATCCGGTCCCTTGGTACACTGCGGAGCCTGAAGGTTCTGAATTGCGCTGAGCTGGAAGACCTTCCAGAATGGCTGGGTGAACTTGTAACACTTGAATATCTTGAGATAAACTGCTGTCCAAAGCTGGTCTCACTGCCCAAGGGCCTGCAACGCTTGACTGTGCTGAAGGAGCTGACCATCACTGGCTGCAGCTCTGTACTGAGTGAGAGGTGCACAAAAGATACAGGCAAGGACTGGTTCAAGATCTGCCATGTTCCAGGTATTGTCGTTTCATAA